Proteins found in one Ctenopharyngodon idella isolate HZGC_01 chromosome 16, HZGC01, whole genome shotgun sequence genomic segment:
- the plekha8 gene encoding pleckstrin homology domain-containing family A member 8 — MEGVLYKWTNYISGWQPRWFVLEGGTLSYYDSQEDAWKGCKGSIKISVCEIQVHPSDFTRVDLIIPGEQYFYLRAINAAERQKWLVALGTAKACLTDNRTKREKELQESTEALKTKMSELRLYCDLLLQQVNKIQESPLAEMTADSGEVGDETGNLVKSTCTTFLKTLEECMQIASRTFNPDLLSQTPPGSPPVATIKPQKIKSTDPKSQHPGEIQKDLINTSGTSAHESGTENEPPTGSGLMEDQEEPMEPHNGSSSSTHDPEEPVEEEKDKLPEEADHAQGKQQEVSHTPTQNKEEKATEEIQADLEVNELQSENKREEEDKVDTFFSTMSHRFSDIKLEDGSGIPTQAFLDSCYAIVPVLDKLGPTVFAPVKIDFVGNIKKIQQKVVSDPESFPTLQSIVLHEVETEVARVRNSATEALLWLKRGLKFLKEFLSEINTGMKDIQGALNNAYGKTLRQYHGWVVRGVFALALRAAPSYEGFMAALVSHEGDELKEGFTIGMHRDLDFYLPAMGKQLSILDALYEEYGLESDEIV, encoded by the exons TTCACCCATCGGATTTCACAAGGGTTGATCTGATCATtccaggagaacagtactttTATCTCAGGGCAATTAATGCAGCAGAGAGGCAGAAATGGCTTGTGGCGTTAGGAACTGCAAAAGCCTGTCTTACAGACAACCGAACCAAGAGAGAGAAGG AGCTCCAGGAAAGCACAGAGGctctgaaaacaaaaatgtctGAGCTAAGGCTTTACTGTGACCTTCTCCTTCAGcaagtgaacaaaatacaaGAAAGTCCTCTGGCGGAGATGACAGCTGATTCCGGGGAG GTAGGGGATGAGACAGGAAATCTAGTGAAGTCCACATGCACCACCTTCTTGAAGACCCTGGAGGAATGTATGCAGATTGCTAGCCGGACATTCAATCCAGACCTTCTGAGTCAGACCCCTCCAGGCTCTCCTCCTGTGGCTACCATCAAACCTCAGAAG ATCAAATCTACTGATCCAAAAAGTCAGCACCCAGGAGAAAT ACAAAAGGACTTAATAAACACCTCAGGAACATCAGCACATGAGAGTGGAACAGAAAATGAACCACCTACAG GAAGTGGTTTAATGGAGGACCAAGAGGAGCCCATGGAGCCTCATAATGGCTCTTCATCAAGCACACATGACCCTGAAGAACCTGTAGAAGAGGAGAAGGACAAACTGCCCGAAGAAGCAGACCATGCCCAAGGAAAACAACAGGAAGTCTCCCATACCCCCACACAGAACAAAGAAGAAAAGGCCACTGAAGAAATCCAGGCAGACCTTGAAGTGAATGAGCTTCAGTCTGAGAACAAACGGGAAGAGGAAGATAAGGTGGACACATTCTTCAGTACCATGAGCCACAG ATTTAGTGATATAAAACTGGAGGACGGCAGTGGTATTCCCACACAGGCCTTTTTGGATTCTTGCTATGCTATAGTACCAGTTTTAG ACAAGCTTGGACCAACTGTCTTTGCTCCAGTTAAAATAGATTTTGTGGGAAACATTAAG AAAATCCAGCAGAAGGTAGTGTCCGATCCTGAGAGTTTCCCCACCCTACAGAGCATCGTGCTGCACGAGGTGGAGACAGAGGTGGCACGGGTGCGGAACTCAGCCACAGAAGCACTGCTATGGCTTAAACGGGGACTCAAGTTCCTCAAAGAATTCCTTTCTGAAATCAATACAGGCATGAAGGACATCCAGGGAGCTCTTA ataacGCATATGGAAAAACATTACGGCAATATCACGGATGGGTTGTTCGAGGCGTCTTTGCA CTGGCTCTACGGGCCGCCCCGTCCTATGAGGGCTTCATGGCTGCACTGGTTTCTCATGAAGGTGATGAGCTGAAGGAGGGTTTTACGATCGGCATGCATCGAGATCTGGACTTCTACCTGCCAGCTATGGGGAAGCAGCTGTCCATCCTGGACGCTCTCTATGAGGAGTACGGCTTGGAATCAGACGAGATTGTGTGA